TCATCGCGGCGGCGAAGGAGTGGGAACGCCACATCGTTGAGGTGATCACCGGGCTGCCTCCCGAGGCTGAGCCGGGTGCCGTTCCGCGACCTGAATACGATCCGCAGACCCGGACGGTGAAGGAACGGGCGGCCGCGAAGGCGGCTGAACTCGGGGTGGGGTTGCGGACGGTGTTCGTCCGGCGCGCTCGTCACGTCGAGCAGGGCTTGTGGGGCTTGGTCGATCAGCGGGCGGTGCGGGAGTGGCAGGCAACGGGGCGGGGCGATGCGAGGGTCGTGCAGGCCGTCCGGGAGGCGTTGGACGCCGAGACGCAGGCGTCGACGGGGACGCGTTCGCGGTTGATCTGGAAGGTCACCAAAGCTCTGGAAGCCGTCCATGGTCCGGGAGTGGTTCCGCTGCCGGGGAGGACGACGTTCTACCGGTTGATCGACTCCCTTTCGACGGGCCGTCACACGTTCGGGTCGGCGTCGACGCGGCGGCAGTTGGCGAACCGGCCGGAGGGTCCGTTCGAGCCGACGTCGGCGGATCGGCCGGGCGAGCAGGTGCAGATCGATTCCACGCCGCTGGATGTGATGGTGCTGCTCGATGGCGGGGTGACGGTGCGGGCGGATCTGGCGATCGCGGTGGATGTCGCGACGCGGACGATCTGCGCGGCGGTGTTGCGGCCGGCGGGCACCAAGGCGGTCGACGCGTCGCTGTTGTTGGCCAAGATGTTGGTGCCCGAGCCGATGCGTCCGGGCTGGTCGCAATCGTTGGCGATGTCGAGGTCGCTGTTGCCGCACGCGTCGTTGATGGACATCGACGCGCGGATGGAGGCGGCGGCAAAACCGGTGATCGTGCCGGATGGCGTGGTGATCGACGGCGGCAAGGTGTTCGTCTCCGACACCTTCATGCGGGCCTGCGAACGGTTGGGGATCTCGGTGCAGCGGGCTCGGCAGAACACCCCGACCGACAAGGCCGTGGTGGAGGCGACGTTCCCGTCGATCAACACCTTGTTCACGCAGTATCTGGCGGGCCACACCGGATCCAACACCGACCGCCATCGGCAGTGGCGCGGGCGGCAACCTGGTGTTTGAGGGGATCAAGGCGTTCTTCGGCTGATGCAACGCGGGCTGGATGCGCCTGCTTCGAGCATCTTTCAGCTCTACCTGCAACCGAAAAGTACAGGTTGAGTTTGAACAAGATCAGCCTGTCTCAACCCGCCGCGTGGGCATGCAAAAACCACATCAGCACCGTTGTCCGAACCGTGGCACGCTCTCCTACGTGAACCGGCCGAATAACGACGAGCGCTCCGAAGCCCCGACACATGCTCGCGGGCCGGTGCTACCGGGCCTCCTCATCGAGCTGATCGCGGCCGGTCAATGGCGGCACCCCGGCGACGAAGTGGTGCACGCGATCATGCCGTGGTTCAAGGACCCTGTGGACCTCCTCACCGGCCTCGATCAGATCCGGCGGGAATCCCGCGCACTCGACCGCTTGGCCGACGACGAATCCACTGCTCGGATCTTCCGGCTGGCCCGAGGCGGCTCCGCCACCGAACCGGTCCAGCTTCCATGGCTCGACGTCGACCTCGCCATCCTCATCGCGGTGAACCGAATCCCCGGAGACGATGTCGCCATCGCCCTGGACTACCGCACCAGCAACTCCGACCCCCAGGTCGTCGCCGGCGACGCCTGGAGCGCCCCCCACCGAGGCGACTGGCGCACCGTCGCCCCGACCTTCTCCGCCTTCGCAGCGGCCCTGAACCTCCCGGGCCACGGCACCATCGCTACGTCGGCCCCGCCGAGATCCGCGATCGCATCCACCCCGGCCGCTGCGGGCACGCGATCACCTCCCACGACGACCTCGCCGCCTGGTTGACGGGGCGCACCGAGCAGCGCCCGGACGAACCGTTCACCTTCGTCATCGACCTGAACGAAACCCTGCTCCTGGCCCCGCAACGCAGCGAACACGTCGCCTGCGCGGGCGGCGAACCCGTCCTGGGCGCAGGCGAGGTCACCTTCACCCCGGCCACCGGCCGCTGGACGGTCTACGAAATCAGCAACCAGTCGACCGGCTACTGCCCGGACGTGACGTCCTGGCCGGTGGTGCGAGCCGCCCTCGACCGCGCGGGCCTCGACCATCCACCTACCTGCACCCACCCGATCACCTTCCGCCGCTGCCCTCGGTGCCACGAACGCAACATCGTCAAAGACGAGCACTACGTCTGCGCGCTCTGCGACGCGCCGCTGCCCAACACCTGGAACATGGACCGGCCAAACGACCACCCCACCGAAACTGCAAAGTAAGTCCGAACAAGATCACCGGTGCTGTCCGGACTCACTCTTCAACCCGCAGGTCAGCGGAACCGGCCGCTGCAGAGTTCACCCGGAACGGACAGGAAACGAAGTCGCAACCCGTACAGAGCCGGCGGCGGCATACCCCTCCGGTCCCGGTAGACGGCGGCGAAGGGGAACCTCCCCCAAGGGGCCAAGCGGAGCAGGCGCGGACCCTGCCCGGCCCCGTCCATCCGGGCCAGGCGCGCGACGACGACCCACCCGACGTCAGTAGACGTCCCACGATCCGCCTCATCGCCGGCGCCGAGCACAACCCACCCGCACTCGAACGCGACGACGGCCGCGCCCGGCTGCGCGAGGTCCTGGAGGACCTGCTGCCCGACACCGGGCGGCGCCCCCGGTGGCCGGCCACGACGCGCTGCTGAACTCCCGCCGCCGGCCGCCCCCGGTCGACGGGCACGGCCGCAGCCGGCGGCAGCAGATCCAGCAGTTCGTGGGCATTGATGTGATCTCGGGCTTTGGTCCGGGCCCGGATGCCGGGCTGATGATCATGGCCTACGACGTGGTGGTGGAGATGGTGGGCGGCCCCTACGACGGGCACCGCCAAGCGCTAATGCGCACCGAGGACCTGCAGGCGCCCCCGGGAGAAGCTCGGCACCTGGAAGCTCAGCGGCGACCACCCGTGGCCGCACGACGTCCCGGACGGGTGCGTTCCGCGCGCCATGTACGAGCCCGAGGAGGCCCCGGCGCCGGTGAAGCGGTGGACCTACCGGGAGCTGATTTACACCTAGACCTCTTCCCCAGGGCCTCCCGGTAGAGGGATCCCTCTACTCCGGTAGACCCCCCGGTAGGCCCCTGTGACCTGCGCGGTAGAGGGAGGTAGAGGGGGTCCGGGGAGCACGGTTCAGCGGGCGGCGCAGGCCAGTGCGGCATAGCCGTGGCGGCGCATCCACAACTCGTGGGCCTGGTCGGGCCAGATGGTCCGCCAGTGCGGCCGCCCGAGCCGGGGGTGCGGAAGCGGTACGTCTTGGACGTGGTCGTCGCGGTGTACAACCTCGCCCAGCGTTTCCTGCACCAGATCCTCGACCGGATGCCTGTCCCCGGTCAGCGACCAAGCGGTCCGGAACAGGTGCCCGCTCCGCGCTGATGCGAACTCCACGAACTCCTCGTCCGCCACAGCGGGTTCCTCCGTCCCTCGACGTCACCCCCCAAGACGCCCCGACCCGAGCATCCCGTCACACGTTCCGGCCGATTCTTGCCCGGGCCTGCTCAGGGCGGACCGAGTAACAAGCGAGCAGCAAACGGTCTGTCATATGAACACGGATGCGTTGGATTCTGTCCTTCGTCGAAACAACGCGAACGCTCACGGGAAGGGATACTTCGTTGTTGAAGCATTGGAGCGCGCGCGCCGCGCTGGTGGGCGGCGCGGTAACCACGGTGATCATGGCCGGCGCGGGGATCGCCCAAGCCGACGACACCTGGCTGATCCTGTCCGATCGAGACGGCCGCCAGATCGGCCACATGGTCCACCTCGACCCCGACCCGGACCGTTTCCGGATCTGCGACGACCAGCGCGACGGCTACGGCGTCACCGGCACCGTCTACCGATGGAACGGCGTCGGCCAGACCGGCTACTGGCAGAGCCTCGAATCCGCGACCGACGGCAGCGACGCCGGCTGCGACACGATCAGCGTCTCGATCACGAACTACCTGCATTACCGCATGGTGCTCTGCTGGGACGGCCCCGGCGACATCTGCACCCGCGTGAACTTCGACGAGTAGACCCCTCGCGCATCCCGTTACCCCCCGCCCGCCGGCAGCGGGAGAACGAGCGCGTCGGAGAACGGGGGCCTCCGCCCGGAACTCCCCGGCCCCTTCCGCCAACCGGAGCGCAGATACCAGTCGTACGGCTGCCCTCCGATCACGGCCGCAAGGGTGGCCAAACGCTCGGCACGTCCGTTCAGCAACGCGTCGAGCGGTTCATTCTGGGATGGATTGCGTGACCATGCGTTCGAGGGCGGCCGGTCCCGCCGCGCCCACTGCCGGGCGTGGCGGGCCGGTGCCGGATGAGGGTCGCGTGGCGCCACGGCCCTCCCGCGTTCCTCTCCGGCGGATCGTTCAGCCGCCGGATGCGGCCGGGCAGGTATATCCGGAGGTGGACACCCCCGCCGGAAGATCGTCGACGACCGACGTTTTGGTCACGGCGACGTCCGCGGTCGTGGTTCCGGGGGGCGGGGTGTTGCCGGTGCCCGTCCACACGCTGCGATGGCCGAGAAGACGGTAGGTCTTCGCGTCAAAGATCAGGTCCTCGCGCTCGCCGGGCCGGGCATCGAAGGTCACCGCGAGTCCCGGGCGCCCGGCGGCGTCGGTGGTGCCGCCGGTCAGGCGCGCTCCCTTGATCTGGCGAGCGACCGTGAACAGCGCCGCCTGGACCTTGGCGGGCGTCGGCGCGGAGGCCAGCGCTGCGAGGTTGGTCCACACGGCCTGGTCATGGCTGAGCTCCGCTCGCTGCCCGGCGTTCACGCTGTCGGCCAGGGCGCTGCGCAGCGGCGCCGGATCGGTGGGCAGTTTCGAGTGCGCGGCGTACGGCGCGTTCGGCTCGGTGGGCCGAGAGGCGCACGGCAGGAACCGCCCGCCCGTGTCTATGCGCGCTAGCTGCAATGCCCGGGAGGGCACCTTCCCACCTGGCAGCGGCACGAGCCCGAGCAATGTGGTCCGGCGATAGACCGGTACCGCGCCATCCGCGCGTCGCCACTCCTCGTATCGCACCTTGCGGAACCAGGAGGCATTGTCGTCGTCTTTGCCCGTCGCCAGCTCCAGCACGGTCGACTCTCGATACACGAACTGGCCGGGGCGCGGATCGATGTCGCGCCCGTCGCCCGCCGCCGCGGCGGCCCGGGTGAGCAGCTCGGCGGCGTCGGCCGGCGCCGGACCGGGACCGTTCCCGCCCGGCAACACGACGATGCCGGCGGTCGCCGCCGCGACGAGCCCGCCCGCCACCGCCGTCCTGGTGACCCACACACGCCGTGGCCTGCGCGCACGGACGCCGTCCGGCCGTTCCCCGGACGAGGTCTCCACCAGGAGCCGTTCCCGCACCGCGGCCAGCCGAGCGGCGCCGGGCTCGGCGGCCTCGCTCCACAACTCCCGCACCTCATGCAGGTCGTTCATCACGTGATGTCTCCCTTCTGGTCATGGACGGAAGTCGGATCCACTCCGCCGAGCGCCCGCTTCACCTTTGTCCGAGCTCGGTGCAGACGGGATCGGACCGTCCCCACCGGCAGCCCCAGAGCGTCGGCGACCTGCTCGTAGGACAGGTCCGCCCACGCCACCAGCAGCAACACGTCCCGGTCCCGGGACGGCAGTTCCGCGATCGCCCGGGCGAGCCGGCGCCCGCTCATCTGGGCGCTCACCCGCTCGACCGCCCGCTCGGCGACGCCGTCGGCCACGTCCGGCAGCACTCCGGTACGGACGAACGTCCGATAGCGGCTCACCTCGGCGCGTCGATGCCTGCGGATGAGATTGGAGGCGATTCCGTACAGCCATGGCAGCGCCTCGGCACGACCGAGGTCGTAGCCGGCCCGCCGCCGGAACGCCACCAGGAACGTCTCGGCGACGATGTCGTCGGCCTCGCCGTCCCCCAGCCTGCGCGCCGCGTACCGATGCAATCGCGCGCCGTACCGGTCGAACAGCACGGCGAACCGCTCCGGCTCCCGCCAGGAACGCTCGATCTCCTCGGCGTCACTGCTCGGCGAAACCTCCACGACAGCGGTTCTTGAGTTGCTCTTCACATACCGGCCCTCCTCGATCGGCGGCGACAACACCCCTCTTTGCCAACCGGCCCCAAGAAGGTTCACGCCCACGCTCTCAACCCCGAACAACCCCTGGTCGTGAGGACCGGCCGGGCGCAGGTCCCGCCCTGTCCGGGCGGGTCGCTGCGCTGGGCACGGCCGCCGTCACCATGACGGGTCACCATCACCCGGAACGGCCGCTCACGGCTGCACGTACACCGGCCGGCGCGGCGACCCGGTGCCGTGCCGGAGTCCGTCGAGCCCCTCGCCGTCGTCCTCTGCCACTGTCCCCGGAGACCGGGTGACCGGAGAGCCCAGGGGGTTGACCCTGCCTGGCGATCGGGCTAGAGCGGGTCCCCGCCGAGTTCGTCTCGCACGGCGACTCGAAGCCGCCTGCGGAGTTCAGCGGTGGCTTCGCGGGATGCGGGGGTGCCTTCACGGGCCTCGGCGTCGAAGGCGTCCATCCACTCCTCGGCGATTCGGCCACGCGTTCGCTTCCGAACGTCTCGACTCCGATCAGCACGTCGATCGTCCAGTCGATGCGCTTGGCCCAAGGCCACAGCTCGTCGAAATGCTGAAGGCTTTCCTGGTCATCCCGCGCCACCTAATCGGCCCGCTTGATCACCAGCTCGGTGTAGCGCAGGAAGGCGAAGTAGTCGTCCCTTCGTTCCTTGAACAGACGCGCCCGCTCCTCGGCCAGGTGGCCCCGCTCGACCACGCGCTCGGCATGGACGCGGCTCTGGGCATCGGCGAGCCAGGTGAAGCCCACTCCTACGGCGCCGCAGGCGCCGGTAACGACAGTTGCGACCCACTCCCACGGGCATCTGGGCATCGTCTCGCCCAATGCCCGTCTCTATGAGGCGTTCGCCTGGATTCGTCCCGTCCGGCCGCGAACGACGCGCACCCGGCGGGCTGGACTCCCTGGCTGCCGCCGTCGGGGGCGTGCGGGTCGGTGACACATCATGGCGACCCCGGTGACCTGCGGTGACCGACTTAGAGTTGCTCTACCTACATCTTGCTTCCGGCTCCCGCTCCACCCTCGGTGACCATCCCCATCGCCCACGGCGCCAACGACCCCCGAGTGCCCCGCCGAGAGGCCGAGCAGATCGTCGAGGCCCTCCGCAAGAACGGCGTCGACCACGAGTTCCGGCTGTTCGACGACGAGGGCCACCAATTCGGCAAGCCGCACAACCGGCTGGCCTTCTACGCCGCCGCCGATCGCTTTCTCGCCACCCATCTCGGCGGCCGCCACGAACCCGAACCCACCACGCCCTAGGACGGCCCCATGCCCTTCCACCGCCTGGACACCCGCCCCCGGGAAACCCCCGACCCCCCTGTCAGCCCGCACCCACCCGACCCCCCGAACCCGAGGCCCCAGCGCGGACTGATCCACCGCAACAAATGCAAGAGCCCCCTCCCGATAACGGAAGGGGGCTCTCACCGGCGTCGAGGTGGCGGGATTTGAACCCACGACCTCTTCGTCCCGAATAAGGTCTACCGAAGCCTCTGACCTGTGAGTTTCACAAAATCCCAGGTCAGAGGCGTGGCGTCACCTCTTCTAACCGGGTCTGACCCGGTCTGGCCAAGCCGTGCCTCCCACAGATTGCCCCACCAAGCGGCATGGCGCGGGGCAGCCCGACTCGGCGCAGCTTCCCTGGCCGCCTGCCGGCCTGGAACTGCATGGCCTGTGCGCCACCGCGATGGGCGGACAGCACAGCGATGCCGCTGAGACAGGCCGGTGTCAGCGTGCCCTTCGCTCCACAGCATCCGACACACCTCGGCGACTCAGTCGTGACTGACGCCGGCCGGCGCGGGCTTACCCCCGCTGTTGCACAGCGACGTGACCCCTATGGGGGGTTCCATCTGCGCACCGACCGGCGCCCAGGACCTCACCGACCTCCCGGCCGCATGGCAAGGGCGGTCGGTGCCCGGTGCCACGAGCGTGAGGTCCGCCGAGCTCGGCGGACGCGAGCGGCGAGAGACCGGCCGGGAACGGGTCGGCGGCCGCTCGACGCCTAGTAGATCAGCGGTGATCCGACCAGGCTGTTGGTGAAGGTGCCCTCTCCATCGTTGTTGAAGTTGTAGGTGAAGTAGCCGTCGGCCGACCAGTCGTATGACGAATCGTAGTCGTAGGCGGTGCCCACCGAGCACGTCTCCTCTCCATTCCAGGTGGAATTGACTTCATCGGTGAAGTCGCAGGTCGCGTACGTGAGTACCGTATCGTTGGAGCTGCCGTTAAGGCGGCGTTCCATGCGGACCACGACCTTCAACGAGTCGAGCTTGTGCCCGCTGCCCACGGCGGGAAGGGTGGCCGCGCTCCATCCAAATTTGATCGACGCCCTCATGTTCCCGGAAGTGTCTCGGTGGACGCACGGAATCACCGACGTGTGGAGATCCGTCTTGCCGGGGAGAACGAACGTCAGGTAGTTCTTTTCGACATGGGTCTGGCACAGCGTGACCGCGGTCACGGCGGAGGCCGGGCTCGCCATCGCGACGCCGAGGCACAAGGCGCTAACGGCGCCGACGGTGAGGGTTTTCTTGAGCATTTCGTTCCTTTTCCGCCTTCTGGTGTGATCGCCTGGGAGACCGGTGAGGGGCTCCGGTCGGGTCGGCCCGATGCGAACGCCGGGCGGCGCATTTCTGCAATGGCCCGGTCCCACAACTGCGTGGCGGGACCGGACGGAGCTGCTGCCGGGAGCGGTGGCTCCCGTCTTCCTCCGATGCCGATGCCCGAGATCAGCCGCAGTGGTCGTCCCATCTGACCCATACGTGCACCGTTGGGTCGGGCCAGACGGAGCCGCCCCAGTCGATGCACTCGCTCGGCGCGTACACGTACACCGGCCCGGCGTACTGCGTGTAATAGCCCTCGTCCCGGATCCACTGCGAGTCGCGGGAGCGTTTGATCTGCGCTTTCATGTACTGGCGCGCCCCGGGCCTGTCGGTGACGGCGACGACACAGTTCCAGCCGTTGTTGTACGTCAGGTAGGTCACCCCTTGCCCGGAGTCGAGCTTGTCGATCACGGTGTAACCGGCGCCACAGGCACCGTTGTAATAGGCCGCGGCCTGAGCCGGAGCCGCCGCAGCGCCGACGGCGGCGACCGCCATCACCGCGACCGCGCCGGCGGCTGCCAGGGTTCGGTTGGTGCGCACGAGACCTCCTTGTTCAGCGTGCCGGGGAGGTGATATCGCAGAGGCGGGCACCTCAGCCGCAGTGATCGTTCCATCTGATGACAGAACTCGATATGACCCTCACCGAACCGCCCCAGTCGATGCACTCGCTCGGCGCGTACACATAGACGGGTCCGGCGTACTGCGTGTAATAGCCCTCGTCCCGGATCCACTGCCCGTCGCGGGAGCGTGCGATCATCGCTCTTATGTACTGGCTCGTCCCAGGGGTGTCGGTGACGGTGACGGCACAGTTCCAGCCGTTGTTGTACGTCAGGTAGGTCACCCCTCTATAGACATCGAGTTTGTCGATCACCGTGTAACCGGCGCCACAGGCACCGTTGTAATTTGTCGCGGCCTGAGCCGGAGCCGTCGCAGTGCCGACAGCAGCGACCGCCATCACGGCGGCCGCGCCCCAGCCCGTCCACGTGCGTACCAGGTGCATGAGATTCCCTCCCATGAATACCGCTCGAGGTCCTGTCAGCGAGGTGTCACCACCGGTCGGCCCAAGCGTCAGCCGGGAGACTGCTCACTTTCCAGGCCGGCTCCTGCTCACTTCTTGTTCACCGGGGTCAGGGCGAACCCGGCCGGGCCCGGCGAACGCGAGGCCGAGCCGGCACAACCGGCCGCTTGGGCTAGGCGCCGAGACGAGTCGTCCCAGGTCGTCGACTCCTTCAACGCCTGGACGGTCTCGTCTCGGCGGGGCTGCCGGTGGCCGAGGTGCTGGAGGAATGGCGCGACGCGAACGCCGAGACTCGAAGGCGGATGCGCGGACGCGACGTTGCCGACCCTGTCGGGGCCCTATCCGGTGGGCGCACAGACCGTCCGCTACTCCTCGGAGGAGCCGGCGACGCACGCCAACGACATCGCCGTGCCGGTCGGCCCCGGTGAGGAGTCAGGCCGGTCGTCTTGGCGCGGCCGCGTCGGTGTCTTCGCGTTGGGTGAGACCGACTCGTCCGCCGAGGTCGCGGAGACGGGCGACGGTTGCGGGTACTGCTGGACGGCGGTTCCGTAAAGTTGTCCCGACGTGACTTCGTCGACGCCGGCACCGCACGTCCGCCGGACGATCACCCGCTGCCGCCGGCCCTCCGCGACCCGTTGCCCTGCTCTGCCCAGAGGCGGTCGAGGTCGGCGAGATCCTCTTGTGTGAGGGTGATCGCGGAGGCGGCCATGTTCTCCTCCAGATGGGCGAGGGAGGACGTGCCGGGGATGGCGAGGACGGCCGGTGAGCGCGCCAACAGCCAGGCCAGCATGATCTGGGCGGCGGTGGCGTCGTGTCGGGCGGCCACCTTCGTGAGGCGTGCGTCGTCGGGCACCCCGAACCCGCCGAGCGGAAAGTACGGCACGTAGGCGATGCCCTGCCGGGCGCACGCGTCGAGCACCGCGTCGTCCTCGGGGGCGATCACGCTGTACCGGTTCTGGACGGCGGCGACGGGAGCGATCGTCTGCGCCTCCACGAGGTGGGCGGCGTTGACGTTGCTCACGCCCAGATGCCTGATCAGCCCCTCCTCACGGAGCCCGGCCAGGACGGCGAAGCGTTCCGCGAGGGACTCGTTCGGGGGGCCGTCGATGCCGCCGATCCGCAGGTAGACCAGGTCGAGG
The DNA window shown above is from Thermomonospora umbrina and carries:
- a CDS encoding alpha/beta hydrolase family protein → MTIPIAHGANDPRVPRREAEQIVEALRKNGVDHEFRLFDDEGHQFGKPHNRLAFYAAADRFLATHLGGRHEPEPTTP
- a CDS encoding oxidoreductase: MTNEITLGGDLRIRRMGYGAMRLPARGLQGPPGDRDTALAVLRRAVGLGVNHIDTASFYAFGDLAANEFIHAALHPYPEGLVIATKVGPRRGPDRQWLAEAGPGDLRDLVEQNLRELGLDRLDLVYLRIGGIDGPPNESLAERFAVLAGLREEGLIRHLGVSNVNAAHLVEAQTIAPVAAVQNRYSVIAPEDDAVLDACARQGIAYVPYFPLGGFGVPDDARLTKVAARHDATAAQIMLAWLLARSPAVLAIPGTSSLAHLEENMAASAITLTQEDLADLDRLWAEQGNGSRRAGGSG
- a CDS encoding CU044_5270 family protein, producing MNDLHEVRELWSEAAEPGAARLAAVRERLLVETSSGERPDGVRARRPRRVWVTRTAVAGGLVAAATAGIVVLPGGNGPGPAPADAAELLTRAAAAAGDGRDIDPRPGQFVYRESTVLELATGKDDDNASWFRKVRYEEWRRADGAVPVYRRTTLLGLVPLPGGKVPSRALQLARIDTGGRFLPCASRPTEPNAPYAAHSKLPTDPAPLRSALADSVNAGQRAELSHDQAVWTNLAALASAPTPAKVQAALFTVARQIKGARLTGGTTDAAGRPGLAVTFDARPGEREDLIFDAKTYRLLGHRSVWTGTGNTPPPGTTTADVAVTKTSVVDDLPAGVSTSGYTCPAASGG
- a CDS encoding RNA polymerase sigma factor, yielding MEVSPSSDAEEIERSWREPERFAVLFDRYGARLHRYAARRLGDGEADDIVAETFLVAFRRRAGYDLGRAEALPWLYGIASNLIRRHRRAEVSRYRTFVRTGVLPDVADGVAERAVERVSAQMSGRRLARAIAELPSRDRDVLLLVAWADLSYEQVADALGLPVGTVRSRLHRARTKVKRALGGVDPTSVHDQKGDIT
- a CDS encoding spore-associated protein A; the encoded protein is MRTNRTLAAAGAVAVMAVAAVGAAAAPAQAAAYYNGACGAGYTVIDKLDSGQGVTYLTYNNGWNCVVAVTDRPGARQYMKAQIKRSRDSQWIRDEGYYTQYAGPVYVYAPSECIDWGGSVWPDPTVHVWVRWDDHCG
- a CDS encoding spore-associated protein A; protein product: MHLVRTWTGWGAAAVMAVAAVGTATAPAQAATNYNGACGAGYTVIDKLDVYRGVTYLTYNNGWNCAVTVTDTPGTSQYIRAMIARSRDGQWIRDEGYYTQYAGPVYVYAPSECIDWGGSVRVISSSVIRWNDHCG